A stretch of DNA from Microbacterium sp. LWS13-1.2:
GTGAGCGTGACCGGATCCGTCGCCGAGACCCTCGAGGGCGCCCAGCGCGGGCGCGCGCACTTCGACGGCGTCGCGACCGTCGTGACAAAGCTGCTGCTCGCAGCGCTCCCCGATGCCGCCTACTTCGGCGCGAAGGACGCGCAGCAGGTCGCGGTGCTGCGCCGGCTGACCGCCGACCTCAACGTGCCGGTCGAGCTCGTCGTGTGCCCGACGTCCCGCGATGACGACGGCCTCGCCCGCTCGAGCCGCAACGCGCGGCTGTCGCCCGATGAGCGCGCACGCGCGCTGGCCATTCCGCGCGCACTTCAGGCGGTGACGGATGCCGCGGCCTCCGGCATCCGTGACTCCCGCGCGCTGCGCGACCGGGCGCTGGACGTGCTGGCCGAGGGGATGATCGCGCTCGAATACGTCGCGTTCGTCGACCCGGAGACGTTCGAGCCGGTTCCCCAGGTCGACCGACCGACACTGGTCGCCATCGCCGCGCGCGTCGGCGCGACGCGGCTCATCGACAACACCGTGATCGACGCAGGAGGTTCGTGATGCGCCCGCAGGTGACGCTTCGGCGGCTGGAAGACATGAAGGCCGGCCACGAGCCCATCGTCATGGTGACGGCCTACGACTATCCGACGGCGCGGGTCGCCGAGCGGGCGGAGGTCGACATGGTGCTGGTCGGCGATTCGGGCGCGCAGGTGGTGCTCGGCTACGACTCGACCGTGGCGGTCTCGATCGACGAGATGCTCGTGCTCGCCCGCGCCGTCCGTCGCGGCGTGCGGTCGGCGTTCGTCGTGTGCGATCTGCCGTTCGGCTCGACCGAGGTGTCGGACGAGCAGGCGGTCGCGACAGCGGTGCGGTTCGTCCGGGAGGCGGGGGCCGACGCCGTGAAGCTCGAGGGCGGCGGCGAGGCGCGGCTGAGCCGCATCCGCGCGATCGCTGCGGCCGGCATCGCGGTCGTCGCGCACGTCGGGCTGACGCCGCAGACCGCGGTGGCGCTCGGCGGAATGCGCGCGCAGGGCCGCACCGCCGAGTCCGCGGCGCGGTTCGCCCGTGAAGCGGTCGCGGTGCAGGAGGCCGGCGCCAGCGTGCTCGTGGTCGAGGCGGTGCCGGCCGAGGTCGTCGACGTGGTGCTTCCTGCCCTCGACATCCCCGTGATCGGGATCGGCGCGGGTCGCGCCGACGGCCAGGTGCTGGTGATGCACGACCTCCTCGGCATCACCGAGGGCAAGACGGCGGCCTTCGTCAAGCGCTTCGCGGCCGTCGGCGACGAGATGGTCGGCGGCGTCGCGGCGTACGCGGCGGAGGTGCGCGGCGGCGTGTTCCCCGGCGCTGAGCACGGGTACAACGCGAACGAGGCTGCGGTTTCCGCTGCCCGCGACGCGCTCGCCACGCCCGCCACGGACTGAGCGGATCCCGCGGCCCGTGGTGTCCGATTCCGTCAGCGCGGTGCGGCGCCGCTCGACTCGCGCCAGATGACGCGGTGGATCGGTCGGACCTCGGTCGGGAGGGGCTCGTCACGCAGCGCCCTGATGAGCCGTGCCATCGCGCGTGAGCCCAGGCCCTCGAGGTCGACCTCCACGGTCGTCAGCGCCGGCAGGCGAGCGCGGCTTCGGCATGTGCGGGCGACTGCGGGCGTACGACGTGAGCGAGGCGCTCGTCCCGCGTTGAAACGGTGGGGAGCGGATGCCGCGGCCGGCGCAGCCGGATCCGATCAATTCGCTGAGAGAGCCCGATGAGCTCGCCGAAGCGGCGGGTGCGATGCGTCGCCGACCGTAGGGTGGAGAGCACAAGGGGAGTACTCCCGCCTGCGGCACACTCGTCACTACGGATCTAGCGCCGGATCCCGGGTTGCCGGCCCTTCGGGGCGGAGGAGACCTTGGCGGTCTTTTGACACGCCACGTCTCCGATAGGGAAGGAACCCCCATGGGCTCTCTCAACCGCCTCTTCGACTTCGCCGCCAAGGCGCTGGACTCCTCGGGCTCGCAGGCCTCCTCCGGCCCGCAGACATCCGGCAACGGACGCGACTCGCGCGCGATGGTGCGCGACGTCGGCGGCGCCGTCACCGGCGAGCCTCGGTCGGCGGCACCGCCCGCGGCGCCGGGCAGCTGGACCCCGCCGGCCACGGACCGCGCCGCGATCGCACGCTACGAGTACCTTCTGCAGACGTCGGACCCGCACCAGGTCGAGGCAATCCACCGCAGGGCGGTGGGATGGCGAAGAGCGCCGCGCTCGTCGGTGCCGGCGGACTGCTGGGTGCGATCGCGGGTGCCGCCGTGGTGAGCGCCGTCGCGGCCCCGCTGCTGGCGCAGGCAGTGGCGACGGGGATCGACTTCGATGCTGTCGCGAGTGCGGTGGACCTCGACGCGATCGCAGGTGGCGTCGACCTGGGCGGCGCGGGTGACCTCGTCTCGGGTGCGGGGGAGGCCGTCTCGGGCATCGGCGAGCAGGGCGCTCCGGCGCTCGCCGCGCCACCTGCCGACACGTCCGACCTGACGGAAGCGGTCACCGCGGCAGGGCTCCAGACCCATCTCGATGCGCTCCAGGCGATCGCGACTGCCAACGGCGGCAACCGCGCAGCAGGGACTCCCGGCTATCTGGCGTCACTCGAGTACGTCGAGGAGGCGCTGGGGGAAGCCGGCTACCTCACGCAGCGCCAGCCGTTCTCGTACGAGCTCATCGACTACGAGGGCTCCACGCTCGACCAGACCGCGCCCGGCGACGAGTCGTATGCCTTCGAAGACGACTTCTACCCGATGGAGTACACGGGCAGCGGCACCGTCGAGGCGGCCGTGCAGGCAGTCGACGTGAATCTCTCCGGTGACCGTGCGTCCACGAGCGGCTGCGAATCCGCGGACTTCGCCGGGTTCCTGGCCGGATCCATCGCCCTCATCCAGCGCGGATCGTGCGACTTCAGCGTCAAGGCGACGAACGCCGTGGCGGCCGGCGCGGTCGGCGTCGTGATCTTCAACCAGGGCAATGACGTCGAAGGAGACGACCGGTTCGGTGTCTTCGGCGGCACGCTCGGCACCTCGACCTGGACGGCAACGCCCGTCCCGGTCATCAGCACCTCCTTCGAGGTCGGCGAGGAGTTCGTCGGCACGGCAGGGCTCGTGCTGCGGATCGACGTGGTCACCAACTCGACCACCATCGACACGTGGAACCTGCTCGCCGACACCCCGACGGGCCGCACCGACCGCACGGTCGTCGTCGGCGCCCACCTCGATTCGGTTCCCGCGGGGCCGGGCATCAACGACAACGGCTCGGGCACGGCGTCGCTCATGGAGACGGCGCTGCAGCTGGCCGATCTCGGAATCGAGACCGAGAACCGCATCCGCTTCGCGTTCTGGGGCGGTGAGGAGGACGGCCTCCAGGGGTCGAACCACTATGTGGCGCAGCTCAGCAAGGCGGAGGTCAAGGAGCATCTCGTCAACCTGAACTTCGACATGCTCGGCTCCCCCAACGGCGGCCGCTTCGTGTACGACGGTGACGGCGACGCGTTCGGCACCACCGGTCCGAACGGCTCCGACGTGGTGGAGGGCGTCTTCGACGGTTGGTTCGCCTCGCAGAACCTGGTCACCGAGCCGACCGCGTTCGACGGCCGCAGCGACTACTTCGCCTTCATCGGCGCGGGCATCCCTGCCGGCGGTCTGTTCTCGGGTGCCGAAGACATCAAGACCGCGGAGCAGGTGACGAAGTTCGGCGGCACAGCGGGTGTGGCGCTCGACCCTTGCTACCACCAGGCGTGCGACACGTCGACCAACATCAACCCGGTGCTGTTCGAACAGCTGGCCGACGCCGCGGCGCACGCGACGCTGGTCTTCGCCGACACGCAGTCGTCGGTGAACGGCACGGCCAAGGGCAAGGCCCTCGGCCAGTGGTCGCCCGCGTTCAAGGGAGACCGCGCGCTGCGCTGACGATGTGGGGACGGATGCCGCGACCGGCGGCATCCGTCCCTCTCGTCACTTCGCGACGAGCGTCGTCTGGAAGCTGTACATGTCGGGGCGGTAGCAGTGGTGGCCGAACTCGACGGCACGACCGGAGGCGTCGAAGGCCACCCGCTCCATGGTGAGCACGGGACCGCCCTTGTCGATGTCGAGGAGCCCCGACTCGTCGCCGTGCGCGCGGCGTGCGCCGATCTTCTGGTTCGCCACGCGGATCGTCACGCCCCGTGCGCGCATGATCTCGTAGAGGCCCTTCTGCTGCAGCTGCTCCGTCGTGATGTCGGCGAAGTCGAGCGGCAGGTAGTTCGTGAGCACCGCGACCGGCACGCCGTCGGTCGAGCGCTGGCGCCGGAGGTAGACGATGTCCGAGCCGACGGGAACGCGCAGCGCCTCGGCCGTCACCGGATCGGCCGGGCGGGTGTCGTGCTCGAGGACGAGTGTTCCCGGTTCGTGCTGCGAGTTCTTGAGGTCCTCGTAGAGACTGGTCAGCTCGACCTGACGGGTGACCTGGCCTTGGACGACCTGCGTGCCGATGCCTCGCCGCCGTACGAGCAGGCCCTTGTCGACGAGCTCCTCCATCGCGCGCCGGATCGTCGGCCGCGACAGTCCCGCACGCTGGCCGATCGCGATCTCGTTCTCGAGGCGCGCGCCCGGTGGGATCTCACCGGAGCGGATCGCTCGTTCCATCGCGCTCGACACCTGGAAGTACAGCGGCACCGGACCGGTGCGATCCAGGTCGGCGAGCAAGTCGTCCAGCTTGACCACGTCGTCTGCCATCACACACTCCAAGTCCCGACAGCATAATGTCCCGACAATGCTACATCGTCGCCACTTTGTCAGTCGACCACGGCGCGGAGTGTCGCAGGCTCGATCGTTGTGTTATTGTCAGGACAAATTGTCCACCGATGCGGGCGTCGATCGGCGCACGCGGAGAGTTGTACAGCGGAGTATGACCGAGAGCAACCCTGCGTTCGACGTCCTCGCCTTCGGGCGGCTGGGTGTCGACATCTACCCACTCCAGTCCGGCGTGGGGCTCGAGGAGGTGCAGACCTTCGGCAAGTTCCTCGGCGGCAGTGCCGCGAACGTCAGCGTCGCCGCCGCGCGACACGGTCGGCGCGTCGCGCTGATCTCGGGCGTCGGCGACGACCCCTTCGGCCGCTATCTTCTGGCGGAGCTCGCTCGCCTCGGCGTGGACAACCGCTACGTGCGGGTGAACCAGACGCTGAAGACGCCCATCACCTTCTGCGAGATCTTCCCGCCCGACGACTTCCCGCTGTACTTCTACCGCGAGCCGAAGGCGCCCGACCTGGACGTCGCACCGGCAGAGCTCGACCTCGACGCCGTGCGCTCGGCCGGCATCCTGTGGTTCACCGCGACGGGGCTCAGCCAGGAGCCCAGCCGCGCCGCCCACCACGCGGCTCTTCAGGCGCGAACCAGCGGACACACCGTCTTCGATCTCGATTACCGCCCCATGTTCTGGGCCGAGCCGGCGGAGGCGAGCGTCCAGATGGCGCGGGCCCTCGAGCATGCGACCGTCGCCGTGGGCAACCGCGAGGAGTGCGAGGTCGCGGTCGGTGAGACCGAGCCCGAGCACGCGGCGGACGCGCTGCTGGAGCGCGGGGTCGAGCTCGCGATCGTGAAGCAGGGGCCGAAGGGCGTGCTGGCGAAGACGCGCGACGAGTCCGTCGTCGTGCCGCCGTATCCCGTGGAGGTCGTGAACGGCCTGGGCGCCGGAGACGCGTTCGGCGGCGCCCTCTGCCACGGCCTGCTCGCGGGGTGGGACCTCGAACGCATCCTCCGCTTCGCGAACGTCGCCGGCGCGATCGTCGCGTCCCGCCTGGAGTGCTCCACGGCCATGCCCATCGAGGCGGAGGTCACGGCGATCCTCGACGCGGGGGCGCTGCGATGACCCAGTTCCTCACCGAGGACGACTTCACCCGCCTCCGGGACATCCGGGCGACCCGGCCGGAGGCGATCCGCGACGCCCTCACCGTCCGCCGACGTCGCGACGTGCTGCGCGGCGACGGACGCCTCTTCATCGTCGCCGCCGATCATCCCGCCCGCGGCGCCCTCGCGGTGGGCGGCAATCCGACCGCGATGGCCGACCGCTACGACCTGCTCGACCGGCTGGCCACGGCGCTGAGCCGACCGGGCGTCGACGGCGTGCTGGGCACGCCCGACATCGTCGACGACCTCGCCGCACTCGGCCTCCTCGACGACAAGATCGTCGTCGGCTCGATGAACCGCGGCGGCCTGCGTGGCGCATCGTTCGAGCTGGACGACCGCATGACGGCTTACGACGTGCGCACGATGGTGGCTTCGGGCATCGACTTCGCCAAGACGCTCGTGCGCATCGATCTCGCCGACCCCGGCACCGTCTCGACGCTCACGGCGATGGCCGGTGCCGTCACCGAGGCGTCGACCGCGGGCCTGCCGATCATGCTCGAGCCCTTCCTCAGCACCCGCAGCGCCGGTCGGGTCGTCAACGACCTGTCGACGGATGCCGTCATCCTGTCGATCGCGATCGCCTCCGGCCTGGGCGCGTCCAGCGCGAATACGTGGATGAAGCTGCCCGTCGTCGACGACATGGAGCGCGTCATGGCGGCCACCACCATGCCGACGCTGCTGCTCGGCGGCGACTCGGGCGTGGATCCCGACGAGACGTTCGCGTCGTGGGAGGACGCGCTGTCGCTTCCCGGCGTCCGCGGGCTGACCGTCGGCCGCACACTCCTCTACCCGCCCGATGACGACGTCGCCGCCGCCGTGGACATCGCGGCTGGCCTCGTCCACACCGACCTCTGAACCCCTCCCCTCACGAAGGACCACACCTATGAGCATCACCGAGACCACCCCCACGCAGACCGACGTCGACGCCGATGTGCGGGTGATCTCGCATTGGATCGATGGTGTGGAGGTGCCGTCGTCGTCGGGGCGGACGGCGCCGGTGTTCAATCCGGCGACGGGTGTGGTGTCGGCGCGGGTGGCGTTGGCGGATGAGGCGGAGATCGACGCGGCGATCGCGTCGGCCCTGCGCGGATACGAGGTTTGGTCGCAGTTCTCCATCGCCCGACGGCAGTCGGTGCTGTTCAGCTTCCGCGAGCTGCTGAACGCCCGCAAGCGGGAGCTGGCCGAGATCATCACGGCCGAGCACGGCAAGGTCGTCTCCGACGCCATGGGCGAGATCCTGCGTGGCCAGGAGGTCGTGGAGCTGGCGACCGGTTTCCCGCACTTCCTCAAGGGCGCGTTCAGCGAGAACGCCTCGACCGGGATCGATGTGTACTCGCTGAAGCAGCCGCTCGGGGTGGTGGGGGTGATCAGCCCGTTCAATTTCCCGGCGATGGTGCCGATGTGGTTCTTCCCGATCGCGATCGCCGCGGGCAACGCGGTGGTGCTGAAGCCGTCGGAGAAGGACCCGTCCGCGGCGCTGTGGCTGGCGGCGCTGTGGCAGGAGGCGGGACTGCCGGACGGGGTGTTCACGGTGCTGCAGGGCGACAAGCTCGCGGTCGACGGGCTGCTGGAAAGCCCCGACGTGCAGTCCATCAGTTTCGTCGGGTCCACGCCGATCGCGCAGTACATCTACGAGACCGCCTCGAGGCATGGCAAGCGAGTGCAGGCGCTGGGTGGTGCGAAGAACCACATGCTGGTGCTGCCCGACGCGGACCTGGACCTGGTCGCCGACCAGGCCGTCAACGCCGGCTACGGTGCCGCCGGGGAACGCTGCATGGCCATCAGCGTCGTGCTCGCCGTGGAACCGGTCGCCGATGACCTCATCAGCAAGATCACCGAACGCATCGCGAAGCTGAAGATCGGCAACGGTGCCGGGGTGGACGGCGTGGAGCCCGACATGGGGCCGCTGATCACCGACATCCACCGCGACAAGGTCTCGAGCTACGTCGACATCGCCGAGCAGGACGGCGCAACCATCGTCGTCGACGGCCGCGGCTTCCAGGTAGAGGGGCATGAGGATGGGTTCTTCTTCGGCCCCACCCTGATCGACGACATCCCCACCACCAGCCGCGCGTACCAGGAGGAGATCTTCGGACCCGTCCTCTCCATCGTCCGCGTCAACTCGTACGACGAGGGTCTCGAGCTGATCAACTCGGGCCGGTTCGGCAACGGCACCGCCATCTTCACCAACGACGGCGGCGCCGCCCGCCGCTTCCAGAACGAGGTGCAGGTCGGCATGATCGGCATCAACGTGCCCATCCCGGTTCCGGTCGCGTACCACTCCTTCGGCGGCTGGAAGCAGTCGCTGTTCGGCGACGCCAAGGCCTACGGCGTCCACGGCTTCGACTTCTACACCCGCGAGAAAGCCATCACCAGCCGCTGGCTCGACCCCGCCCACCACGGCGGCATCAACCTCGGCTTCCCCCAGAACAACTGACCTCGGCATCCGTCCATACGATCGATTCACGAGAGCACGAGATGAGCACTACGGACCAGCGCTGGTTCCACCGCCGCGGCGACCTCGCCCGTGAGGGGTGGGAGAGCGTCGTGGACGCATCGATTGCCGGATGGCAGCACACCGGCATCCGTGTCGCCGAGATTGCAGAGGGACAGTCGCTGACGCTCGACGACCGGAGTGTGGAGCGGATCGTCGTCCCGCTCGCCGGATCGTTCAATGTGCTGCACCGCCACGACCCGGGGGAGTGGGAGACCCGACTGCGCGGCCGGCGCTCCGTGTTCGACGGCCCGACGGACGTGCTGTACCTCCCGACGGGAACGACGGCGGAGATCCGCGGCCGCGGGCGCGTGGCGATCGCCGAGGCGCCGACGACCGAGGTGCGGCACTGGCAGTACGTCCCGCCATCCGACACCTTCGTCGAACTGCGGGGGGCGGGGCGCTCGAGCCGCCAGGTGCACAACTTCGGCACCCCGCGCGCGATCGACGCGGCCCGTCTCATCGTGTGCGAGGTGATCACGCCGGCTGAGAACTGGTCGTCGTACCCGCCGCACAAGCACGACGAGCACGTGCCCGGTCACGAGTCGCGCCTCGAGGAGATCTACTACTTCGAGACGGCGCCGGTGGCGGGGGCGCCGTCGGCGGCGGATGCCGCTTTCGGCATGTTCAGCACCTACTCCTCGCCCGCGGGTGAGATCGACATCAACGCGATGGTGCGCACGGGCGACATCGCGCTCGTGCCCTTCGGGTATCACGGACCGGCCGTCGCGGCTCCGGGCTACGACCTGTACTACCTCAACGTCATGGCCGGCCCCGATCCTGAGCGCGAGTGGCTGATCAGCGACGACCCCGCGCACGCCTGGGTGCGCGACACCTGGACCGGGCAGAGCATCGACGAGCGGCTGCCGTTCACCGAGCACAAGGAGGGTCGCAACTGATGGGCGCGACGAAACGGATGACGGTCAGCCAGGCGCTCGTGGAGTTCCTGGCCCACCAGTGGACCGTCGACGGCGAGATCCGCGAGCGCACGATCCCCGGCATGTTCGGCATCTTCGGCCACGGCAATGTCGCGGGCATCGGCCAGGCGCTCAAGCAGCTGAACGTCGAGGACCCCTCCCTGATGCCGTACCACCAGGCCCGCAACGAGCAGGCGATGGTGCATCAGGCCGTCGGCTACGCGCGCATGCACCGGCGACGCGGAACGTACGCGTCGGCCGCCTCGGTGGGTCCGGGCGCGGCGAACATGCTGACCGCCGCCGCCCTCGCGACAGCCAATCGCCTCCCGGCGCTGCTGCTTCCCAGCGACACCTTCGCGACCCGGGTCGCCGACCCCGTGCTGCAGCAGCTCGAGCAGCCGTGGGACATCGGCCTGACCGTGAACGACGCGTTCCGCCCGCTGTCTCGGTTCTTCGACCGCGTGCAGCGGCCCGAGCAGCTGTACTCGATCGCCCTCGCGGCGATGCGGGTGCTCACCGACCCCGTCGAGACGGGCGCCGTGACGATCGCCCTCCCCGAGGACGTGCAGGCCGAGGCGCTCGACGTGCCCGCCGAGTTCCTGCAGGACCGCGAGTGGCACCTCCGTCGTCCGCTGCCCGAGCGCGGTGCACTGGCTCGTGCCGTCGCGGCGATCCGCGGCGCGAAGAACCCCTTCATCGTCGCGGGCGGCGGCGTGATCTACTCCGGCGCCGAAGACCAGCTCCGCGCGCTCGTCGAGGCCACCGGCATCCCGGTCGGCACCACGCAGGCCGGCGGCGGAGCCCTGAACTGGGACCACCCGCAGAACCTCGGAGGGGTCGGAGCGACCGGCACGCTCGCGGCCAATCGCCTCGCCGCCGAGGCCGACGTCATCATCGGCATCGGCACGCGCTACAGCGACTTCACCACCGCGTCGCGCACCGCGTTCCAGAACCCCGATGTCGTGTTCGTCAACATCAACGTCGCCTCGTTCGACGCGTACAAGCACGGCTCGCAGCTGCCCGTGATCGCCGACGCCCGCGAGGCGCTGGCGGCGCTCGCCCTCGAGCTCGAGGGCTTCGCGGTCGCGGGCGGGTACGCCGAGCGCATCGCGCGCCAGAAGGCGGAGTGGGATGCCGCGGTCGACGCGGCGTTCGCGCCCTCGGGGCGCGCGCTGCCCGGCCAGCCCGAGATCCTCGGCGCGGTGCAGTCCGCCAGCGCCCCCGAGGATGTCGTCGTGCAGGCC
This window harbors:
- a CDS encoding deoxyribose-phosphate aldolase; the protein is MTQFLTEDDFTRLRDIRATRPEAIRDALTVRRRRDVLRGDGRLFIVAADHPARGALAVGGNPTAMADRYDLLDRLATALSRPGVDGVLGTPDIVDDLAALGLLDDKIVVGSMNRGGLRGASFELDDRMTAYDVRTMVASGIDFAKTLVRIDLADPGTVSTLTAMAGAVTEASTAGLPIMLEPFLSTRSAGRVVNDLSTDAVILSIAIASGLGASSANTWMKLPVVDDMERVMAATTMPTLLLGGDSGVDPDETFASWEDALSLPGVRGLTVGRTLLYPPDDDVAAAVDIAAGLVHTDL
- the panC gene encoding pantoate--beta-alanine ligase, which produces MIVVRTVADLRAALRDRRGGSIGLVPTMGALHEGHLTLVRAARADNDTVVMSIFVNPAQFTEQADLAAYPRTEERDVALAEEAGVDVVFAPDAGEMYPDGFSTTVSVTGSVAETLEGAQRGRAHFDGVATVVTKLLLAALPDAAYFGAKDAQQVAVLRRLTADLNVPVELVVCPTSRDDDGLARSSRNARLSPDERARALAIPRALQAVTDAAASGIRDSRALRDRALDVLAEGMIALEYVAFVDPETFEPVPQVDRPTLVAIAARVGATRLIDNTVIDAGGS
- the panB gene encoding 3-methyl-2-oxobutanoate hydroxymethyltransferase, translating into MRPQVTLRRLEDMKAGHEPIVMVTAYDYPTARVAERAEVDMVLVGDSGAQVVLGYDSTVAVSIDEMLVLARAVRRGVRSAFVVCDLPFGSTEVSDEQAVATAVRFVREAGADAVKLEGGGEARLSRIRAIAAAGIAVVAHVGLTPQTAVALGGMRAQGRTAESAARFAREAVAVQEAGASVLVVEAVPAEVVDVVLPALDIPVIGIGAGRADGQVLVMHDLLGITEGKTAAFVKRFAAVGDEMVGGVAAYAAEVRGGVFPGAEHGYNANEAAVSAARDALATPATD
- a CDS encoding GntR family transcriptional regulator, yielding MADDVVKLDDLLADLDRTGPVPLYFQVSSAMERAIRSGEIPPGARLENEIAIGQRAGLSRPTIRRAMEELVDKGLLVRRRGIGTQVVQGQVTRQVELTSLYEDLKNSQHEPGTLVLEHDTRPADPVTAEALRVPVGSDIVYLRRQRSTDGVPVAVLTNYLPLDFADITTEQLQQKGLYEIMRARGVTIRVANQKIGARRAHGDESGLLDIDKGGPVLTMERVAFDASGRAVEFGHHCYRPDMYSFQTTLVAK
- a CDS encoding CoA-acylating methylmalonate-semialdehyde dehydrogenase, whose amino-acid sequence is MSITETTPTQTDVDADVRVISHWIDGVEVPSSSGRTAPVFNPATGVVSARVALADEAEIDAAIASALRGYEVWSQFSIARRQSVLFSFRELLNARKRELAEIITAEHGKVVSDAMGEILRGQEVVELATGFPHFLKGAFSENASTGIDVYSLKQPLGVVGVISPFNFPAMVPMWFFPIAIAAGNAVVLKPSEKDPSAALWLAALWQEAGLPDGVFTVLQGDKLAVDGLLESPDVQSISFVGSTPIAQYIYETASRHGKRVQALGGAKNHMLVLPDADLDLVADQAVNAGYGAAGERCMAISVVLAVEPVADDLISKITERIAKLKIGNGAGVDGVEPDMGPLITDIHRDKVSSYVDIAEQDGATIVVDGRGFQVEGHEDGFFFGPTLIDDIPTTSRAYQEEIFGPVLSIVRVNSYDEGLELINSGRFGNGTAIFTNDGGAARRFQNEVQVGMIGINVPIPVPVAYHSFGGWKQSLFGDAKAYGVHGFDFYTREKAITSRWLDPAHHGGINLGFPQNN
- a CDS encoding M20/M25/M40 family metallo-hydrolase, coding for MAKSAALVGAGGLLGAIAGAAVVSAVAAPLLAQAVATGIDFDAVASAVDLDAIAGGVDLGGAGDLVSGAGEAVSGIGEQGAPALAAPPADTSDLTEAVTAAGLQTHLDALQAIATANGGNRAAGTPGYLASLEYVEEALGEAGYLTQRQPFSYELIDYEGSTLDQTAPGDESYAFEDDFYPMEYTGSGTVEAAVQAVDVNLSGDRASTSGCESADFAGFLAGSIALIQRGSCDFSVKATNAVAAGAVGVVIFNQGNDVEGDDRFGVFGGTLGTSTWTATPVPVISTSFEVGEEFVGTAGLVLRIDVVTNSTTIDTWNLLADTPTGRTDRTVVVGAHLDSVPAGPGINDNGSGTASLMETALQLADLGIETENRIRFAFWGGEEDGLQGSNHYVAQLSKAEVKEHLVNLNFDMLGSPNGGRFVYDGDGDAFGTTGPNGSDVVEGVFDGWFASQNLVTEPTAFDGRSDYFAFIGAGIPAGGLFSGAEDIKTAEQVTKFGGTAGVALDPCYHQACDTSTNINPVLFEQLADAAAHATLVFADTQSSVNGTAKGKALGQWSPAFKGDRALR
- the iolD gene encoding 3D-(3,5/4)-trihydroxycyclohexane-1,2-dione acylhydrolase (decyclizing), which codes for MGATKRMTVSQALVEFLAHQWTVDGEIRERTIPGMFGIFGHGNVAGIGQALKQLNVEDPSLMPYHQARNEQAMVHQAVGYARMHRRRGTYASAASVGPGAANMLTAAALATANRLPALLLPSDTFATRVADPVLQQLEQPWDIGLTVNDAFRPLSRFFDRVQRPEQLYSIALAAMRVLTDPVETGAVTIALPEDVQAEALDVPAEFLQDREWHLRRPLPERGALARAVAAIRGAKNPFIVAGGGVIYSGAEDQLRALVEATGIPVGTTQAGGGALNWDHPQNLGGVGATGTLAANRLAAEADVIIGIGTRYSDFTTASRTAFQNPDVVFVNINVASFDAYKHGSQLPVIADAREALAALALELEGFAVAGGYAERIARQKAEWDAAVDAAFAPSGRALPGQPEILGAVQSASAPEDVVVQAAGSLPGDLHKLWRVRDPLGYHVEYAFSCMGYEIAGGLGAKRGLLADGDDRDVIVMVGDGSYLMLNTELVTAVAEGIKIIVVLIQNHGFASIGHLSETVGSERFGTWYREYDGEARNFQGGKVLPVDLAMNARSYGLDVIEVEPGTSAIDDLKAAVAQAKASDRSTFIHINSDPLIYAPDGAGWWDVPVAEVSTLDSTQEARDAYLTQQKAQRPLLG
- the iolB gene encoding 5-deoxy-glucuronate isomerase encodes the protein MSTTDQRWFHRRGDLAREGWESVVDASIAGWQHTGIRVAEIAEGQSLTLDDRSVERIVVPLAGSFNVLHRHDPGEWETRLRGRRSVFDGPTDVLYLPTGTTAEIRGRGRVAIAEAPTTEVRHWQYVPPSDTFVELRGAGRSSRQVHNFGTPRAIDAARLIVCEVITPAENWSSYPPHKHDEHVPGHESRLEEIYYFETAPVAGAPSAADAAFGMFSTYSSPAGEIDINAMVRTGDIALVPFGYHGPAVAAPGYDLYYLNVMAGPDPEREWLISDDPAHAWVRDTWTGQSIDERLPFTEHKEGRN
- the iolC gene encoding 5-dehydro-2-deoxygluconokinase, producing the protein MTESNPAFDVLAFGRLGVDIYPLQSGVGLEEVQTFGKFLGGSAANVSVAAARHGRRVALISGVGDDPFGRYLLAELARLGVDNRYVRVNQTLKTPITFCEIFPPDDFPLYFYREPKAPDLDVAPAELDLDAVRSAGILWFTATGLSQEPSRAAHHAALQARTSGHTVFDLDYRPMFWAEPAEASVQMARALEHATVAVGNREECEVAVGETEPEHAADALLERGVELAIVKQGPKGVLAKTRDESVVVPPYPVEVVNGLGAGDAFGGALCHGLLAGWDLERILRFANVAGAIVASRLECSTAMPIEAEVTAILDAGALR